Below is a genomic region from Candidatus Obscuribacterales bacterium.
ATATTCCACTGCGCAAAGTAACGGTGCACAAACTTGAAGTGCTTGATATAACAATGCCTGTTATACGAGTGCGCATAGCATGTTCTGCCGGGACGTACATTCGATCAATTGCCAGAGATCTAGGTGAGAAATTATCCGTTGGTGGTTGTTTGCAGTCTTTAGTCAGAGAAGTTGCAGGACCATTTACTCTCGATAAATCAATAACTTTAGGTCAACTGAAAGAGCTATCGTCCGAAAAGCGCATGAGCGAAGTAATGACGGATCCTGGTTCAATGCTGGATTTGAAGAGCATATCTATAAATGAGGATATAGCCAAAAAGCTGTCATTCGGACAGGCTGTAACGCTGGAAATGCTCTCAAATGCTGGCATTCATGATATAACTGAGGCTTCTTGGCAGGAGCCTCACCCGGTCATTTTGAGATATGACGGACAGTCTGAGGACTCGTTGTTAGCCGTATGCCGACTAGTAACTGCTGCCGAGACGTCAGATACTTTGCTTAAGCCGGAGGTTGTAATTGTCTGAGCAGCCTAAAAACGCAGTCCAAAATATTGATAGAGTTGCGCTTCTGCAACTAACTATCTTTGTTGAAGCGTTCATTCTATTGGGCGCTACATTTTGGTCGCGAGTTTCCGAAGTAAGGTTGATTGAATTAATCGATGAAGTTACAACGCCAGATTTATTGCTTGGTCTAGGCTTAGGATTTGTTTTATCCGCTGTAAGTATTTTTCTTTTCTGGCTTGGAAAATACGTAAAACCACTTGGAGACTTGCGCTCAATAGTGGTTGATCAACTGGCACCAATATTTTGTCAGTTGACATGGTCTGATGTTTTTATTCTTGCAATAGTTTCCGGCTTTTGCGAAGAAGTCATGTTTCGTGGAGTTGTCCAACAACAATTCGGAATATGGTGGGCAAGTTTGTTTTTCGGATTATTTCACTGCCCCAGCTTCAAACACTTTTCCTATGGGCTCTGGGCACTCGCTGCCGGGCTGTTGCTTGGCTGGATTGTTGTCTACACGGGAAGTCTGTGGCCGGCGATCATCACGCACGCTGTTAGCAACGTGTTGTCGTTGATTTTCCTGCGTCGTGCCGGTAAACAGGCGACCACTGTCTAGCGTTTTGATTTGCCAAGGAAAGGGCGCATGCAATGCGCCCCTACAAAGGCAATAGTACAACGTCTGTATTTCAAAATGAAACGCGCACGAAAGGTTCTGCGTAGGGGCGCATTGCATGCGCCCGGCTGCTGTTTCCTGCTGCTGCCCCGCGCACAAAAAAATGGCGAGTCTTGCGACCCGCCATTTTTAATTGTCTTACTCAGACCTACCGATTAACGGCGGCTTTTCTTTTTGGAAGCGGTCTTCTTAGCCGGCTTTTTAGCAGCTGACTTCTTGGAAGAAGCAGACTTGCTTGGCTTGGAAGATTTGCTTTCAATTTTCGGAGCAACGAGTCTGGATTGACCGTTGATGATGGACTTCAACTCGCGACCAGCGCGGAAAGCTGGCACTTTGGCTGCAGCGATCTTGAGCTTTTGCGATGGGTTTTGTGGGTTAACGCCGGTACGAGCGCGACGGTGTCTTTGCTCGAATGTACCGAAACCAACGAGGGTAACCTTGTGTCCTTTGAGGATGGACGAAGTAATGATGTGAATGAAAGCGCTGATGTTATCACGAACAACATTTTTCGGTTGTCCTGTAATTTCTACGATTTCATCGATCAATTCTGCTCTATTCATGCGAATCTCCACAAATGTGAGAGTAAATAACGCAGGTGATACTACCACCTGCGTAACTCAACATTCAACACTTGGCGAACGGAAATTTTTGAAATTGCAAAAACAAAAAAAGGGCAAACCCTAAAGCTGGTGTTGGGCTAGGTTGCGGCTGCTACTAATGTTTACGAGCCGATCCTCCACGCCGAACCTTCGGGTCCACCCCATAGGTGGAATATACCCGTGAAAAA
It encodes:
- the truB gene encoding tRNA pseudouridine(55) synthase TruB, with the protein product MTAHDVVAIVRKITGIKQVGHAGTLDPAATGVLPVAVGKACRLLRYLSSDKTYIAEILLGVSTATDDLDGEVLEKKDVALSNEQIAEALKSFVGLLEQRPPNYSAVHHQGKRLYDLARKGITVEDIPLRKVTVHKLEVLDITMPVIRVRIACSAGTYIRSIARDLGEKLSVGGCLQSLVREVAGPFTLDKSITLGQLKELSSEKRMSEVMTDPGSMLDLKSISINEDIAKKLSFGQAVTLEMLSNAGIHDITEASWQEPHPVILRYDGQSEDSLLAVCRLVTAAETSDTLLKPEVVIV
- a CDS encoding CPBP family intramembrane metalloprotease produces the protein MSEQPKNAVQNIDRVALLQLTIFVEAFILLGATFWSRVSEVRLIELIDEVTTPDLLLGLGLGFVLSAVSIFLFWLGKYVKPLGDLRSIVVDQLAPIFCQLTWSDVFILAIVSGFCEEVMFRGVVQQQFGIWWASLFFGLFHCPSFKHFSYGLWALAAGLLLGWIVVYTGSLWPAIITHAVSNVLSLIFLRRAGKQATTV
- a CDS encoding HU family DNA-binding protein → MNRAELIDEIVEITGQPKNVVRDNISAFIHIITSSILKGHKVTLVGFGTFEQRHRRARTGVNPQNPSQKLKIAAAKVPAFRAGRELKSIINGQSRLVAPKIESKSSKPSKSASSKKSAAKKPAKKTASKKKSRR